The following are encoded in a window of Magnolia sinica isolate HGM2019 chromosome 11, MsV1, whole genome shotgun sequence genomic DNA:
- the LOC131218938 gene encoding uncharacterized protein LOC131218938, which translates to MFCGNFSHGYDDDPWSLGSPKRSRKREKNPYSNRGLDKFSSVLADLEARREKIMAQIGEVSLIRFMYSNSHDWVPIVVRLRDPKLMKTKITNSKDQPSQQNLEAVAKSTIGSVGAKEGGPEASTSNGKMKKTFSWSLNNGGGLSSKWRSNYYWPMALILILLCLLMFGRSFAILCTSIWWYLVPTLKGGDVNARRSRKDYVRRLSEKRLGGDVKSPAPKMGAMEVSSPRHHVNGRK; encoded by the coding sequence ATGTTTTGTGGGAACTTCTCTCATGGGTATGATGATGATCCATGGTCACTTGGGTCCCCAAAGAGatcaagaaaaagagaaaagaacccATATTCAAATCGCGGTCTCGACAAGTTCTCGTCGGTCTTGGCGGATCTTGAAGCAAGGAGGGAGAAGATCATGGCTCAGATTGGCGAAGTATCGCTCATCCGGTTCATGTACTCGAACTCGCACGACTGGGTCCCCATCGTTGTGAGGTTGAGGGATCCAAAGCTGATGAAAACCAAGATCACCAATAGCAAAGATCAGCCGTCGCAACAAAATTTGGAAGCCGTCGCGAAATCTACAATTGGGTCTGTGGGAGCAAAGGAAGGCGGGCCAGAGGCATCGACGTCGAATGGGAAGATGAAGAAGACCTTCTCATGGAGTTTGAATAATGGCGGTGGGCTTTCTTCGAAGTGGAGATCTAATTACTATTGGCCTATGGccttgattttgattttgttgtGTTTGTTGATGTTTGGCCGTTCGTTCGCGATCCTTTGCACTTCTATATGGTGGTACTTGGTCCCTACTTTGAAGGGTGGGGATGTGAATGCAAGGAGATCAAGGAAGGACTATGTGAGAAGGTTGAGTGAAAAGAGGTTGGGTGGGGATGTGAAATCTCCTGCACCTAAGatgggggccatggaagtttcatCACCAAGACACCATGTAAATGGAAGAAAGTAA